In one window of Brassica rapa cultivar Chiifu-401-42 chromosome A07, CAAS_Brap_v3.01, whole genome shotgun sequence DNA:
- the LOC117126906 gene encoding uncharacterized protein LOC117126906 isoform X1 — MELSGKSPASSDHNTSKKTVASSATAKSTGKSTASSAIMVKRNGKAVASSANPMEPNAATDLSSLPSEQVMFFREVSLGPREAELMFRMIHFWDARNPNTKTLIGREMLLIDEEGTVIQGFIPASRVERYELIAGSVYKLINFFGSRSKDQFRVADHSATVSFSWNSSLSVLENPPVQIPEDRFRFHTYEEFKANCDSRADLYDYVGHMKLVNGQTLTDHIVLDEADIAEKRHLCVHIQTHDGPVMKMYLWDKAASDFCQKFKSYGGIPSVLLVTTVNPKHIGGTLALTSMSSSRVFMDADVQPSKDYLEWYVFMYSNTFFYNFCIYFNTVLFLKYLGFCLWFRLVSNSEIANRVSAEVVTKPEAVTLGELFSYIKNETSKVAWFECTATIDDVIQGSAWYYISCGGCNSKAVKGPTSLVCNNKKCDKREVTGVPQYLTKISVYDKSEQAVFVILGDAGKELTGKHAAELVANYFESNAGVGVDHCVPVPDALLETIGQTRKFIVKVSDHNLTGKTQTITVTKIIPAGAPLPSVSDGISKTGGDDSGPSGVVGGDAGDRARKAAEYLESDEAKRSKSG; from the exons ATGGAACTCAGCGGCAAATCCCCAGCTTCCAGCGACCACAACACCAGCAAGAAGACTGTCGCCTCTTCTGCGACTGCGAAATCAACCGGAAAGTCCACTGCTTCGTCTGCGATCATGGTGAAACGTAACGGCAAGGCTGTTGCTTCATCTGCCAATCCGATGGAACCAAACGCTGCTACCGATCTCTCCTCTCTGCCTAGCGAGCAAgtgatgttcttcagagagGTTTCTCTCGGCCCACGCGAAGCCGAGTTGATGTTCCGTATGATTCATTTCTGGGATGCTCGCAACCCAAACACGAAGACCCTCATTGGACGAGAGATGCTCCTAATCGACGAAGAG GGAACTGTTATTCAAGGTTTTATTCCAGCCAGTCGAGTTGAGAGATATGAGCTGATAGCAGGTTCTGTCTATAAGCTGATCAATTTTTTCGGATCCAGAAGCAAAGATCAGTTTCGCGTTGCTGATCATAGTGCCACCGTCTCATTCAGCTGGAATTCCTCTTTGTCTGTTCTTGAGAATCCTCCGGTTCAAATACCAGAAGATAGGTTCAGGTTCCATACCTATGAGGAGTTTAAGGCCAATTGTGACTCCAGAGCTGATCTCTATG ATTATGTTGGTCATATGAAGCTGGTGAATGGGCAGACTTTGACTGACCATATTGTTCTCGACGAAGCTGACATAGCAGAGAAGCGGCATCTGTGTGTTCATATACAGACACATGa TGGACCAGTGATGAAGATGTATCTATGGGACAAGGCTGCTTCCGACTTTTGCCAGAAATTCAAATCGTACGGAGGCATTCCAAGCGTTCTTTTGGTCACTACAGTGAATCCTAAACATATTGGAG GGACCCTTGCTCTCACTTCGATGTCATCTTCCCGAGTGTTTATGGATGCCGATGTTCAGCCAAGCAAGGATTATCTCGAATGGTATgtatttatgtattcaaatacttttttctacaacttttgtatatattttaacacTGTATTATTCCTAAAATATCTGGGCTTTTGTCTTTGGTTCAGGTTGGTCTCAAACTCAGAAATTGCTAATAGAGTTTCAGCTGAGGTTGTCACTAAGCCTGAGGCAGTGACTCTTGGGGAACTATTCTCTTACATCAAGAATGAAACTTCTAAG GTTGCTTGGTTCGAATGCACTGCAACTATAGATGATGTTATTCAGGGTTCTGCTTGGTACTACATTTCCTGTGGTGGCTGCAATAGTAAGGCAGTGAAAGGGCCTACTTCCCTGGTTTGCAACAATAAGAAGTGTgataaaagagaagtcacaggCGTACCTCA GTACCTGACAAAGATTTCTGTTTATGATAAGAGTGAGCAAGCAGTTTTTGTCATCCTTggtgatgctggaaaggagttGACTGGCAAGCATGCAGCAGAATTAGTTGCAAATTACTTTGAG TCTAATGCTGGAGTTGGGGTTGATCATTGCGTTCCTGTTCCGGATGCTTTGCTTGAGACAATCGGGCAGACACGCAAGTTCATCGTGAAGGTCTCGGATCATAACTTGACAGGCAAGACTCAGACCATAACTGTCACAAAGATTATCCCAGCAGGTGCTCCTCTTCCATCAGTGTCTGATGGTATCTCAAAGACTGGGGGTGATGACTCTGGACCTTCCGGAGTGGTCGGAGGTGATGCAGGTGATAGGGCTAGAAAAGCAGCTGAGTATCTTGAGTCGGATGAGGCCAAGCGTTCGAAGAGTGGCTAA
- the LOC117126906 gene encoding uncharacterized protein LOC117126906 isoform X2 translates to MELSGKSPASSDHNTSKKTVASSATAKSTGKSTASSAIMVKRNGKAVASSANPMEPNAATDLSSLPSEQVMFFREVSLGPREAELMFRMIHFWDARNPNTKTLIGREMLLIDEEGTVIQGFIPASRVERYELIAGSVYKLINFFGSRSKDQFRVADHSATVSFSWNSSLSVLENPPVQIPEDRFRFHTYEEFKANCDSRADLYDYVGHMKLVNGQTLTDHIVLDEADIAEKRHLCVHIQTHDGPVMKMYLWDKAASDFCQKFKSYGGIPSVLLVTTVNPKHIGGTLALTSMSSSRVFMDADVQPSKDYLEWLVSNSEIANRVSAEVVTKPEAVTLGELFSYIKNETSKVAWFECTATIDDVIQGSAWYYISCGGCNSKAVKGPTSLVCNNKKCDKREVTGVPQYLTKISVYDKSEQAVFVILGDAGKELTGKHAAELVANYFESNAGVGVDHCVPVPDALLETIGQTRKFIVKVSDHNLTGKTQTITVTKIIPAGAPLPSVSDGISKTGGDDSGPSGVVGGDAGDRARKAAEYLESDEAKRSKSG, encoded by the exons ATGGAACTCAGCGGCAAATCCCCAGCTTCCAGCGACCACAACACCAGCAAGAAGACTGTCGCCTCTTCTGCGACTGCGAAATCAACCGGAAAGTCCACTGCTTCGTCTGCGATCATGGTGAAACGTAACGGCAAGGCTGTTGCTTCATCTGCCAATCCGATGGAACCAAACGCTGCTACCGATCTCTCCTCTCTGCCTAGCGAGCAAgtgatgttcttcagagagGTTTCTCTCGGCCCACGCGAAGCCGAGTTGATGTTCCGTATGATTCATTTCTGGGATGCTCGCAACCCAAACACGAAGACCCTCATTGGACGAGAGATGCTCCTAATCGACGAAGAG GGAACTGTTATTCAAGGTTTTATTCCAGCCAGTCGAGTTGAGAGATATGAGCTGATAGCAGGTTCTGTCTATAAGCTGATCAATTTTTTCGGATCCAGAAGCAAAGATCAGTTTCGCGTTGCTGATCATAGTGCCACCGTCTCATTCAGCTGGAATTCCTCTTTGTCTGTTCTTGAGAATCCTCCGGTTCAAATACCAGAAGATAGGTTCAGGTTCCATACCTATGAGGAGTTTAAGGCCAATTGTGACTCCAGAGCTGATCTCTATG ATTATGTTGGTCATATGAAGCTGGTGAATGGGCAGACTTTGACTGACCATATTGTTCTCGACGAAGCTGACATAGCAGAGAAGCGGCATCTGTGTGTTCATATACAGACACATGa TGGACCAGTGATGAAGATGTATCTATGGGACAAGGCTGCTTCCGACTTTTGCCAGAAATTCAAATCGTACGGAGGCATTCCAAGCGTTCTTTTGGTCACTACAGTGAATCCTAAACATATTGGAG GGACCCTTGCTCTCACTTCGATGTCATCTTCCCGAGTGTTTATGGATGCCGATGTTCAGCCAAGCAAGGATTATCTCGAATG GTTGGTCTCAAACTCAGAAATTGCTAATAGAGTTTCAGCTGAGGTTGTCACTAAGCCTGAGGCAGTGACTCTTGGGGAACTATTCTCTTACATCAAGAATGAAACTTCTAAG GTTGCTTGGTTCGAATGCACTGCAACTATAGATGATGTTATTCAGGGTTCTGCTTGGTACTACATTTCCTGTGGTGGCTGCAATAGTAAGGCAGTGAAAGGGCCTACTTCCCTGGTTTGCAACAATAAGAAGTGTgataaaagagaagtcacaggCGTACCTCA GTACCTGACAAAGATTTCTGTTTATGATAAGAGTGAGCAAGCAGTTTTTGTCATCCTTggtgatgctggaaaggagttGACTGGCAAGCATGCAGCAGAATTAGTTGCAAATTACTTTGAG TCTAATGCTGGAGTTGGGGTTGATCATTGCGTTCCTGTTCCGGATGCTTTGCTTGAGACAATCGGGCAGACACGCAAGTTCATCGTGAAGGTCTCGGATCATAACTTGACAGGCAAGACTCAGACCATAACTGTCACAAAGATTATCCCAGCAGGTGCTCCTCTTCCATCAGTGTCTGATGGTATCTCAAAGACTGGGGGTGATGACTCTGGACCTTCCGGAGTGGTCGGAGGTGATGCAGGTGATAGGGCTAGAAAAGCAGCTGAGTATCTTGAGTCGGATGAGGCCAAGCGTTCGAAGAGTGGCTAA
- the LOC103849341 gene encoding outer envelope pore protein 16-1, chloroplastic, with protein MPSSTFSGTVSSPKLSVAVDMGNPFLNLTVDGFLKIGAVGVTKSLVEDTYKAIDKGSVSKSTLEHALKKMCKEGFYWGSVAGVYVGTEYGIERIRGTRDWKNAMLAGAATGAVISAATNKGKDKVVIDAIMGGALATASQFLNNHYFY; from the exons atgcctTCAAGCACATTCTCTGGAACTGTGAGCTCACCGAAGCTGTCAGTGGCAGTGGACATGGGCAACCCTTTTCTCAACCTCACCGTTGATGGTTTCCTCAAGATCGGAGCT GTTGGAGTCACAAAATCTCTTGTGGAAGACACTTACAAAGCCATCGACAAAG GGAGTGTTTCCAAGAGCACTCTTGAGCATGCG CTTAAGAAGATGTGCAAAGAAGGTTTTTACTGGG GATCTGTGGCTGGAGTTTATGTTGGAACAGAGTATGGAATCGAACGTATCCGTGGCACTAGAGATTGG AAAAACGCAATGCTGGCAGGCGCGGCGACAGGAGCAGTGATCTCTGCGGCTACTAACAAAGGGAAAGACAAGGTCGTGATCGATGCCATTATGGGTGGCGCTCTTGCAACTGCGTCTCAGTTCCTTAACAATCATTATTTCTACTGA
- the LOC103849342 gene encoding CAX-interacting protein 4 translates to MPATAGRVRMPANNRVHSSAALQTHGIWQSAIGYDPYAPTAKEEPKTTQQKSDDPENSYASFQGLLALARITGSNNDEARGSCKKCGRVGHLTYQCRNFLSTKEDREKDGGEIEAAVVAGLEKVRRCVGRGEVEEEESSEEEEESESEDSDVDSEIEKIIAERYGKKKKGSGGSSSVKKKKKKRDESESESDSGDRKRRRRSKKRRTHKRRSVSESEEEEEDGRSKRRKERRGRKRDDDYSDESSDEDRRSVKRKSRKEKRRRRSRRNRSDDSDSSEDDASGRRQKRRNKVAASSDSDVSGDDEDSRVGRGSSKRYEKKSRKRHHRKD, encoded by the coding sequence ATGCCGGCCACCGCGGGAAGAGTTCGCATGCCTGCGAACAACCGTGTTCACAGCAGCGCGGCGCTGCAGACTCACGGCATATGGCAGAGCGCGATCGGGTACGATCCCTACGCGCCGACGGCCAAAGAAGAGCCGAAGACGACTCAGCAGAAGTCTGATGACCCTGAGAACTCTTACGCCAGCTTCCAGGGTCTTTTGGCTCTAGCGCGCATCACTGGGTCGAATAATGACGAGGCTCGTGGGTCTTGTAAGAAGTGTGGGCGTGTGGGGCACTTGACGTATCAGTGTAGGAACTTTTTGAGCACGAAGGAGGATAGGGAGAAGGACGGTGGGGAGATTGAAGCTGCTGTTGTGGCGGGGTTGGAGAAGGTTAGGAGGTGTGTGGGGAGAGGTGAGgttgaggaggaggagagtagtgaggaagaggaggagagtGAGAGTGAGGATTCTGATGTTGATTCTGAGATTGAGAAGATTATTGCTGAGAGGTATGGGAAGAAAAAGAAGGGGAGTGGCGGTAGTAGTAgtgttaagaagaagaagaagaagcgggatgagtctgagtctgagtctgATTCTGGAGataggaagaggaggaggaggtcgAAGAAGCGGAGGACGCATAAGAGGAGGAGTGTGAGTGAgtctgaggaggaggaggaagatggTAGGAGTAAGAGAAGGAAGGAGAGGAGAGGGAGAAAGAGAGATGATGATTATTCTGATGAGTCTTCTGATGAAGATCGGAGAAGTGTTAAGAGAAAGAGTAGgaaggagaagaggagaaggaggagCAGGCGTAACCGTTCTGATGATTCTGATTCATCTGAGGATGATGCAAGTGGTAGAAGGCAGAAGCGTAGGAACAAAGTGGCAGCTTCTTCTGACTCTGATGTCTCAGGTGATGATGAAGATTCACGCGTTGGGAGGGGTTCTTCTAAGAGGTATGAGAAGAAGAGCAGGAAACGCCATCACAGGAAGGATTGA
- the LOC103849343 gene encoding probable serine/threonine-protein kinase PBL10 isoform X2 yields the protein MGICLSAQIKAESPSNTGVSSKYMSSEANDSQSMGSKCSSASIRTNPRTEGEILQSPNLKSFSLDELKSATRNFRQDSVLGEGGFGCVFKGWIDEQSLAASKPGTGMVIAVKRLNQDGWQGHQEWLAEVNYLGQFSHPNLVKLIGYCLEDEHRLLVYEFMPRGSLENHLFRRGSYFQPLSWTLRLKVALGAAQGLAFLHNAETQVIYRDFKTSNILIDADYNAKLSDFGLAKDGPTGDKSHVSTRIMGTYGYAAPEYLLTGHLTTKSDVYSYGVVLLEILSGLRVVDKNRPPGEQKLVDWAKPLLANKRKLFKVIDNRLHDQYSMEEVCKVATLALRCLTTEIKMRPNMNEVVAHLQHIQALHEAGGGNNIDKEDKRMRRRSDSVLLLSQKPNEGFARQTAAYPRPSASHLFA from the exons ATGGGGATTTGCTTGAGTGCTCAGATTAAAGCTGAGAGTCCAAGTAACACAG GTGTGAGTTCAAAGTACATGAGCTCAGAGGCAAATGATTCACAGAGCATGGGAAGCAAATGCTCTTCTGCGTCAATCAGAACAAACCCTCGAACCGAAGGAGAGATCTTGCAATCTCCAAACCTCAAAAGTTTCAGTTTGGATGAGCTCAAATCAGCAACTAGGAATTTCAGACAAGATAGTGTTCTTGGCGAAGGTGGATTCGGTTGCGTCTTTAAAGGATGGATTGATGAGCAGTCTCTCGCTGCTTCTAAACCGGGAACCGGTATGGTTATTGCTGTCAAAAGACTTAACCAAGATGGTTGGCAAGGTCATCAGGAATGGCTG gcTGAAGTGAATTACTTGGGGCAGTTCTCTCATCCTAATCTTGTGAAACTTATCGGTTATTGCTTAGAGGATGAGCATCGTCTTCTTGTGTATGAGTTCATGCCTCGTGGAAGCTTAGAAAATCATTTATTCAGAA GAGGTTCTTACTTCCAACCGTTATCTTGGACTCTACGGTTGAAAGTTGCTCTTGGTGCTGCACAAGGCCTAGCTTTTCTCCACAACGCCGAGACTCAAGTCATATACCGTGACTTCAAAACTTCTAATATACTTATTGATGCG GACTACAATGCCAAGCTTTCTGATTTTGGATTGGCTAAAGACGGTCCAACAGGTGATAAAAGCCATGTCTCTACAAGGATCATGGGTACTTACGGATACGCAGCTCCTGAGTACCTTCTGACCG GTCATTTAACAACCAAGAGTGATGTCTATAGCTACGGTGTTGTGCTTTTGGAGATACTGTCTGGACTTAGAGTGGTTGACAAGAACCGTCCACCGGGAGAGCAAAAACTGGTGGATTGGGCTAAACCTTTACTTGCAAACAAGAGGAAGCTATTCAAAGTTATCGATAACCGTCTCCACGATCAGTACTCAATGGAAGAAGTATGTAAAGTAGCTACTCTAGCGCTGAGATGCCTCACAACAGAGATAAAGATGAGGCCAAACATGAACGAGGTTGTTGCTCACCTCCAACACATCCAAGCTTTGCATGAAGCAGGAGGAGGCAATAACATTGATAAGGAGGATAAAAGAATGCGTAGGAGAAGCGATAGTGTTCTCCTCCTCAGCCAGAAACCAAATGAAGGTTTTGCTCGGCAAACAGCTGCTTATCCACGTCCCTCTGCTTCACATCTGTTTGCTTGA
- the LOC103849343 gene encoding probable serine/threonine-protein kinase PBL10 isoform X1 — protein MGFVKNVKSKVFLYTNYLFGACIGVSSKYMSSEANDSQSMGSKCSSASIRTNPRTEGEILQSPNLKSFSLDELKSATRNFRQDSVLGEGGFGCVFKGWIDEQSLAASKPGTGMVIAVKRLNQDGWQGHQEWLAEVNYLGQFSHPNLVKLIGYCLEDEHRLLVYEFMPRGSLENHLFRRGSYFQPLSWTLRLKVALGAAQGLAFLHNAETQVIYRDFKTSNILIDADYNAKLSDFGLAKDGPTGDKSHVSTRIMGTYGYAAPEYLLTGHLTTKSDVYSYGVVLLEILSGLRVVDKNRPPGEQKLVDWAKPLLANKRKLFKVIDNRLHDQYSMEEVCKVATLALRCLTTEIKMRPNMNEVVAHLQHIQALHEAGGGNNIDKEDKRMRRRSDSVLLLSQKPNEGFARQTAAYPRPSASHLFA, from the exons atgggttttgtaaaaaatgttaaatctaAAGTTTTTCTATATACAAACTATCTGTTTGGTGCTTGCATAGGTGTGAGTTCAAAGTACATGAGCTCAGAGGCAAATGATTCACAGAGCATGGGAAGCAAATGCTCTTCTGCGTCAATCAGAACAAACCCTCGAACCGAAGGAGAGATCTTGCAATCTCCAAACCTCAAAAGTTTCAGTTTGGATGAGCTCAAATCAGCAACTAGGAATTTCAGACAAGATAGTGTTCTTGGCGAAGGTGGATTCGGTTGCGTCTTTAAAGGATGGATTGATGAGCAGTCTCTCGCTGCTTCTAAACCGGGAACCGGTATGGTTATTGCTGTCAAAAGACTTAACCAAGATGGTTGGCAAGGTCATCAGGAATGGCTG gcTGAAGTGAATTACTTGGGGCAGTTCTCTCATCCTAATCTTGTGAAACTTATCGGTTATTGCTTAGAGGATGAGCATCGTCTTCTTGTGTATGAGTTCATGCCTCGTGGAAGCTTAGAAAATCATTTATTCAGAA GAGGTTCTTACTTCCAACCGTTATCTTGGACTCTACGGTTGAAAGTTGCTCTTGGTGCTGCACAAGGCCTAGCTTTTCTCCACAACGCCGAGACTCAAGTCATATACCGTGACTTCAAAACTTCTAATATACTTATTGATGCG GACTACAATGCCAAGCTTTCTGATTTTGGATTGGCTAAAGACGGTCCAACAGGTGATAAAAGCCATGTCTCTACAAGGATCATGGGTACTTACGGATACGCAGCTCCTGAGTACCTTCTGACCG GTCATTTAACAACCAAGAGTGATGTCTATAGCTACGGTGTTGTGCTTTTGGAGATACTGTCTGGACTTAGAGTGGTTGACAAGAACCGTCCACCGGGAGAGCAAAAACTGGTGGATTGGGCTAAACCTTTACTTGCAAACAAGAGGAAGCTATTCAAAGTTATCGATAACCGTCTCCACGATCAGTACTCAATGGAAGAAGTATGTAAAGTAGCTACTCTAGCGCTGAGATGCCTCACAACAGAGATAAAGATGAGGCCAAACATGAACGAGGTTGTTGCTCACCTCCAACACATCCAAGCTTTGCATGAAGCAGGAGGAGGCAATAACATTGATAAGGAGGATAAAAGAATGCGTAGGAGAAGCGATAGTGTTCTCCTCCTCAGCCAGAAACCAAATGAAGGTTTTGCTCGGCAAACAGCTGCTTATCCACGTCCCTCTGCTTCACATCTGTTTGCTTGA